The DNA window GGAGTTGCTGCTGCCTCGGGTGCATCCTATGTCGCCAGATGGACCGCATTACATTTAAGAAGATTAACGGATTCTATCGCCGAAGCTGCAAACAAGAAAGGATTTTGCTTTATTGAAATTGTATCACCTTGTGCAACGGTATTCGCAAGAAGAAATATGGGCGGAACAGGACTGGATTTACTTAAAGAATTCCAGAAAAGATCAATTATTGATCACTCTGCTGATCCAACTAAAATCCCAATAGATATGGACGGTAAGATTATCTGTGGTGAATTTATAAATGAAGATAAACCAACATTCTGGGAAAATGTCCAAAGTGGAATCAAAAGTAAAGTAGAAAAAGAGGTAGAATGGGAAGAGATGCAAAGAAAATTGAGACAAAAAGTAACCAAAAAAAGCAAATCTATGGAATAAAGGCTCAACAAACGTTCTATAAAAATATTGAGTATTTAGTTCCATACCAATAAAATTGTGGTATCCTGCATCTATATTAAAAATGATGTCATCTCTAAATAATTTCATCACGATATATCAGGATTGGCTCTTGCTTATTCAGATTAGGAGTAATTTATGAATGAACTTAAAGTAAAAATATCTGGCTTTGGTGGACAAGGTATTATTCTTTCTGCATATATTGTGGGTAAAGCTGCTTCAATCTATGATGGTAAGCATGCTTCTATGACACAAGCCTATGGACCCGAGGCAAGAGGTGGTGCTTGTAGTTCTCAAGTGGTTATATCTTCTTATGAAATTGACTATCCGCTTGTAGATACCGCAGATGTATTAATTGCTCTATCCCAAGAAGGATATGATACATTCTTCCCAATTTTAAAAAAAGATGGAATTTTACTTTACGACTCAGACTTAGTCACACATCTTAAATCTAATACAAAGGTAATACCAAAACCAATACCAGCCACAAGAATAGCAGAAAATTTAGGCAAAACTATCGTGGCTAACATTGTGATGCTTGGCTTTGCAACTACTCAAGCCAAAATTGCTACACCTGAAGCAATGAAAAAATCCATAAAAGAATCCGTTCCGCAAAAATTTGTTGATTTGAATTTAACGGCATTTCAGATTGGATTGGAATATAAAGTGGATTAACTATGGCATATAAAATTACAGGAAAAAATATAAAAGATGATATAGTGGAAAAGGTTGAGGAAATATCCGGACAAAATGTATTTGAATGCTATCAATGCGGAAACTGTTCGGCAGGTTGCCCTGTTGTTGATTATATGGATATTGCTCCACATCAAATTATGCGCCTTGCTCAGTTAGGAGCAACTGAGGAAATCTTAAACTGTGAAACAATATGGATATGTTCTGCTTGTCTGCAGTGCTCAACCCGATGTCCAAAAGGAATTGATGTTGCAAAAGTTATGGAAGCTTTCCGCACAATAAATTTGCGAAAAAGACTGGCACCATTAAATCCTGATGAAATTGCCGAGAAAGACCTAAAAGAACTGCCTCCGATTGCTTTGGTTGGTGCATTTAGAAAAATGACAGGATAAAGAAACGCCACAGATGCACGGAGAACACAGAGTAAGATAATTAAATATGCTCCATTTTAAGAAAAATAAGCATTGTGGAAATATTGAATATTAATTTTAAATAATTCTCTGTGCCTCTGTGTCTCCGTGGCAAACATAACTACAAGGAAAAAATTATGAATCTACCTTATTATCCCGGCTGCACATTAAAAACAAATGCAAAGAATTTTGAAGATTCTGCAATGAGAGTAATGGAAGTTTTAGATTATCCATTAAAAGAGATGGAAAATTGGGTCTGCTGTGGCACTGTATTTTCAATGACAAGTGATGACCTGATGCTCCAATTAGGTGCAATTCGCAATCTTTTACGAGCCGAAGAACAAAATCTGAAGGAATTGATAGTTCTATGTAGTATGTGCTACAATACTTTGAAAAGAGCAAAACAATTCATTACTGAAGATGAAGAGAATCTAAACAAGGTTAATGACCTGATGTATAAAGAAAACATCCGTTATAAAGGAACAGTTGATATTCATCATCTTTTAAGCATACTTCGTGATAGAGTAACTTTTGATGCAATAAAAGAGAAAGTCAAAAAGCCGTTATCCTCGCTAAAAATTGGGGGATATTACGGATGTTTTCTTGTAAGGCCAAAAGAATTTGCAATAGATGATTTTGAAGACCCAAGCATTATTGAGGACTTGCTTACATTATTAGGTGCAGATGGTATTGAATTTCCATATCGTCTGGAATGCTGTGGTGCTTACCAAACTGTAACAAAAAAAGATGTAACTGCTATGCGAACTTATGAGATAATCAATTCTGCTAGAAGGGCAGGATGCGAAGCAATAGTTACATCTTGCCCATTATGTGCGTTTAATCTTGACCAAAGACAGAAAGAAACCGCAAAAGAATTTGTAGAATTTGAACATATCCCTGTCTTTTACTTTACAGAATTGATGTCTATTGCATTAGGCTGTGGCTGGGATGAAAATTGGACAAAACTTCATTATGTTAATCCTGAACCATTACTAAAAGAAAAAGGTTTAATATAAGCCACGAAGAACGCGAAGAATCGCTAAAAGATTAAAAGAAACGGTCAAATTGGTGATAGCTTCTTGCTTCAATATATCAAAACCATTATTAGAAAAAGTTTGATGTAAGCAAGTAAGGACGCAAAGTAAGGCTAAAAAAATGAACAAAGACTTGTTATATGCGAAAGAAGTCTACAGAATAATAGGGGCAGCAATTGAAATACATAAAGAACTTGGTCCGGGATTCTTAGAATCAGTCTATGAAGAAGCAATGGTAATTGAATCAAGCAAAAGACAGATACCATACGAAACGCAAGTTAAGATATCGGTTTACTATAAAAACCAAAAATTAAAAAAAGAGTTTATAGCTGATTACATTGGATATGACAAAATCATAGTTGAATTTAAGTGTATACCTAAATTAACAAAGGTAGAAGAAGCTCAGATAATAAATTATTTAAAGGCAACAGGAATAAAAGTTGGAATATTAATTAATTTTGGTAGTCATGGAAAATTGGAATGGAAAAGGTACATCAGAACATTTATTGAAAACAAAAAGGATCATATAAGCCACGAAGAACGCGAAGAATCGCTAAAAGATTAAAAGAAACTGTCAAACTTGGTGATAACTTTCATATATCAGAACAGTTCAGCTTTTCGTATTTCTCAGTGTTCTTGGTTGGCTAAAAAAAATATTTTAACCTTTCGTATTTCTTAGTGTTCTTAGTGGCTAAATATATAAGAGGATAGAATGAAACGAATCGGAGTTTTTATTTGCCATTGTGGTGAAAATATTGCTGATACTGTTGATGTAGAAAGGGTTGCCAAAGAAATCGGCAATTATAGCGGAGTTGTTTATAGCACTGATTATACTTTTATGTGTTCTGACCCCGGGCAGAAAATTATAAAAGATGCAATAAAAGAGAAAAAATTGGATGGGGTAATTGTAGCAAGTTGTTCACCCACAATGCATGAAGCAACTTTTAGGAAAGCGGCCGCATCTGCCGGATTAAATCCATATCAATGTGAAATAGCCAATATTCGTGAGCAATGCAGTTGGGTTCATTCTAACAAAGAAGAGGGTACAAAAAAAGCAATTCTTATCATAAAATCTATGATTGAAAAGCTAAAATTGAATGAATCATTATACCCAATATCTTCACCGACAAATAAGAATGTGTTAATAATAGGTGCTGGAATTGCCGGGATACAAGCGGCATTGGACATTGCTGATGCAGGACATAAAGTTTTTTTAGTGGAAAGGAGACCATATATTGGTGGGCATATGATTCAATTATCAGTAACCTTTCCAACTCTTGATTGCTCGCAATGTATTTTAACACCCAAAATGGTTCAAGTTGACCAGAGTGAGAATATTGACCTCTTCGTTAATAGCGAAATAGAATCAATTGATGGTGCTGTGGGTAATTTTAAGGTCAAAATTAAGAGAAAAGCACAATATATAAATCCTGATATATGCACTGGTTGTGGGGATTGTATAGATGTTTGTCCAGTACTTGTTCCGGATGAATACGAGGAAGGGCTTTCATATCGCAAAGCAGTTTATATGTCGTTTGCACAGGTGATTCCATATACATATACATTGGATATTGATAATTGTTTGGGATTAAACCCTATTGCTTGTGGGAAATGCAAAGATGCCTGTAAGGAAGATGCTATCAATTATGACGCAAAAGATGAAATTATTGAAAAAGATGTTGGGGCAGTTATTGTTGCAACTGGATATGATTTATATCCTATGGAAAATATCGGAGAATATGGTTATGGAAAATATCCAGATGTGGTTAGTGGACTGCAGTTTGAAAGACTTATCTTTGCGGTTGGTCCATCAGGTGGAAAAATGCTACGACCATCGGATGGAAAGCCGGTAAAGGAAATTGCTTTTATCCAATGTGCTGGATCACGGGACCCGGAGAGACATCTTTCTCATTGCTCAAAAATATGCTGTATGTATACAGCCAAACAGGCAAAGATGTTTAAAAATAAGGTGCCGGATGGACAGTCATATATCTTTTATATTGATATTAGAGCTACTGGAAAAGATTATGAAGAGTTTATTCAAACAGCTCAATTGGAGCAAAAGTTAGTTTATATCCGAGGTAAGGTCTCCCGTATTTATAAAGAAAATGGTAAGATGATTATCAATGCTTTTGACACTCTCTCCGGCAAGAAAATTGAAGCAAAAGTGGATATGGTAGTTCTCGCATTAGGAATGATACCAAGTTTTGGAACTGATGAACTGGCAAGAAAACTTAATCTTTCAGAAGGAACATCTGGATTTCTGACAGAAGCACATCCTAAATTAAGACCGGTAGAAACCGTTAATCCTGGATTTTTCCTTGCCGGAACATGCCAGGCGCCAAGAGATATACCTGAAACTGTTGCACAGGCCTCTGGGGCGGCTTCAAAAGCGTTATCATTATTGGCACATGATACTATAGAAAAATCGCCAGTTGTTGTGAAAGTTGATGTTGAAAAATGTACCGGATGTGGAGATTGTGTTAAGAAATGTCCTTTTGATGCAATTACTATTGATAAAGTTCAAAATATCGCGGTAATTGATGAAATGAAATGTAAAGGATGTGGCTTTTGTATTCCAGAATGCCCTGAGGATGCATTAGAACAAAAGAACCTCTCTGACCGGCAAATCTATAATATGATAGATGGCATATTAGAGAAGGATAAGCAGATTGTAAAAGGTAAAGAATTTGAGCCTAAAATTGTGTGCTTTTTTAGTAATATTGGTGCTTATCAGGCCGCAGACCTTGCTGGTATTGGAAGAATGGAATATAAACCAAATGCTTTAATAATTAGACTTCTTTCAATTTCAATGTTAGACGACAAGCACATTTTATATGCTTTAAAAAATGGTGCTGATGGCGTGCTTATCAGCGGAAGTCATCCGGGTGAATCACCTTATCCTGGAGCAAGTAAGAAAACAAAAGAAAGAGTAGATGCTCTTAAAAATAAAATAAAAGAGGCAGGACTAAATCCTGAGAGAATAAAATTAGAATGGTATGCAGGAAGACAAGCAAAAGGATTCGCTGGTTTCGTAGATACATTTGTTGAATATCTTAAAAAGCAGGGTCCGGTCCAGTCAGAAAATTGGAAGACTTTAAATTAGAATAAATTTCTGTTAGCAAAGATAAGAAATTGATAAATTCTTCCGAGTTTTTATAAAGAAAATTTATATGGAGGATTGATAATGTCAGAGTCAGAAAAAGATAAAATGGTTAAAATCTATATTTTGGGCGAGGGCTTTGATGTGCCTGCTGGCTCAACTATTGTTACTGCAATGGAATATGCCGGATTTCAATTAACAACTGGTGTTGGCTGTAGAGAAGGCTTTTGCGGCGCTTGTGCAACCCTATATCGTGAAAAAGGTGACTATAAATTACAGGCAGGTCTTGCCTGCCAAACTGTGGTTTCTGACGGAATGTATATCGCACAGATACCATTTGTGCCTGCTGAAAAACCTATCTATGACATTACAAAACTAACGCCTGATATTGATTCTATTAAAACACTTTATCCAACTGTATTCCGTTGCGTATCTTGTAATACTTGCACTAAAGCCTGCCCACAAGATATAGAGGTTATGGACTATGTTCAAGCATTAATAAAAGGAGATATTGCAAAGGCAGCAGATTTGTCATTTGATTGCATTCGCTGTGGACTTTGTGCATTAAGATGTCCCTCTGAAATTGTACAATACAATGCCGGAATTTTAGCTCGTCGCCTTACAGGAAGGTATCTCCTCAAAAAAAGTCCTGACCTTGAACCCCGTGTGAAAGAAATCGCTGAAAGAAAATTTG is part of the Candidatus Cloacimonadota bacterium genome and encodes:
- a CDS encoding GxxExxY protein codes for the protein MNKDLLYAKEVYRIIGAAIEIHKELGPGFLESVYEEAMVIESSKRQIPYETQVKISVYYKNQKLKKEFIADYIGYDKIIVEFKCIPKLTKVEEAQIINYLKATGIKVGILINFGSHGKLEWKRYIRTFIENKKDHISHEEREESLKD
- a CDS encoding 4Fe-4S dicluster domain-containing protein, whose translation is MSESEKDKMVKIYILGEGFDVPAGSTIVTAMEYAGFQLTTGVGCREGFCGACATLYREKGDYKLQAGLACQTVVSDGMYIAQIPFVPAEKPIYDITKLTPDIDSIKTLYPTVFRCVSCNTCTKACPQDIEVMDYVQALIKGDIAKAADLSFDCIRCGLCALRCPSEIVQYNAGILARRLTGRYLLKKSPDLEPRVKEIAERKFDKELEKLMRTDKEKIKKLYYEREIKLG
- a CDS encoding CoB--CoM heterodisulfide reductase iron-sulfur subunit B family protein, whose amino-acid sequence is MNLPYYPGCTLKTNAKNFEDSAMRVMEVLDYPLKEMENWVCCGTVFSMTSDDLMLQLGAIRNLLRAEEQNLKELIVLCSMCYNTLKRAKQFITEDEENLNKVNDLMYKENIRYKGTVDIHHLLSILRDRVTFDAIKEKVKKPLSSLKIGGYYGCFLVRPKEFAIDDFEDPSIIEDLLTLLGADGIEFPYRLECCGAYQTVTKKDVTAMRTYEIINSARRAGCEAIVTSCPLCAFNLDQRQKETAKEFVEFEHIPVFYFTELMSIALGCGWDENWTKLHYVNPEPLLKEKGLI
- a CDS encoding 4Fe-4S dicluster domain-containing protein, with protein sequence MAYKITGKNIKDDIVEKVEEISGQNVFECYQCGNCSAGCPVVDYMDIAPHQIMRLAQLGATEEILNCETIWICSACLQCSTRCPKGIDVAKVMEAFRTINLRKRLAPLNPDEIAEKDLKELPPIALVGAFRKMTG
- a CDS encoding hydrogenase iron-sulfur subunit, coding for MKRIGVFICHCGENIADTVDVERVAKEIGNYSGVVYSTDYTFMCSDPGQKIIKDAIKEKKLDGVIVASCSPTMHEATFRKAAASAGLNPYQCEIANIREQCSWVHSNKEEGTKKAILIIKSMIEKLKLNESLYPISSPTNKNVLIIGAGIAGIQAALDIADAGHKVFLVERRPYIGGHMIQLSVTFPTLDCSQCILTPKMVQVDQSENIDLFVNSEIESIDGAVGNFKVKIKRKAQYINPDICTGCGDCIDVCPVLVPDEYEEGLSYRKAVYMSFAQVIPYTYTLDIDNCLGLNPIACGKCKDACKEDAINYDAKDEIIEKDVGAVIVATGYDLYPMENIGEYGYGKYPDVVSGLQFERLIFAVGPSGGKMLRPSDGKPVKEIAFIQCAGSRDPERHLSHCSKICCMYTAKQAKMFKNKVPDGQSYIFYIDIRATGKDYEEFIQTAQLEQKLVYIRGKVSRIYKENGKMIINAFDTLSGKKIEAKVDMVVLALGMIPSFGTDELARKLNLSEGTSGFLTEAHPKLRPVETVNPGFFLAGTCQAPRDIPETVAQASGAASKALSLLAHDTIEKSPVVVKVDVEKCTGCGDCVKKCPFDAITIDKVQNIAVIDEMKCKGCGFCIPECPEDALEQKNLSDRQIYNMIDGILEKDKQIVKGKEFEPKIVCFFSNIGAYQAADLAGIGRMEYKPNALIIRLLSISMLDDKHILYALKNGADGVLISGSHPGESPYPGASKKTKERVDALKNKIKEAGLNPERIKLEWYAGRQAKGFAGFVDTFVEYLKKQGPVQSENWKTLN
- a CDS encoding 2-oxoacid:acceptor oxidoreductase family protein; translation: MNELKVKISGFGGQGIILSAYIVGKAASIYDGKHASMTQAYGPEARGGACSSQVVISSYEIDYPLVDTADVLIALSQEGYDTFFPILKKDGILLYDSDLVTHLKSNTKVIPKPIPATRIAENLGKTIVANIVMLGFATTQAKIATPEAMKKSIKESVPQKFVDLNLTAFQIGLEYKVD